In Electrophorus electricus isolate fEleEle1 chromosome 6, fEleEle1.pri, whole genome shotgun sequence, a single genomic region encodes these proteins:
- the LOC113573716 gene encoding protein FAM43B-like isoform X2, with protein MFFDCFQLYVAAISLHSLFLLMQTLWRSPAVFRRRFRWDRVQSLSHGDPLFKVHYLGAEKIYSLDVQQAEEALGRLLERSPAGASLGMEHALVVRARYVEVKEISTGRQLTKTYLRDIAYCTADAAHPNVFLYICKQPGAQLHCRVFWCSRTERARDITACLARSFQRAMSDWQQGETNQIQVVEGSKDGQLITGEGQVKSCTTLPVDSGKGWRRRKSVVSHTSLRVMMRRASISN; from the exons ATGTTTTTTGATTGCTTCCAGCTATATGTAGCAG CCATATCCCTGCACAGCCTTTTCCTTCTCATGCAGACTCTGTGGAGATCACCAGCAGTGTTCCGTCGCCGGTTCCGATGGGACCGCGTCCAAAGTCTGTCCCACGGAGACCCGCTCTTTAAAGTGCACTACCTGGGTGCAGAAAAAATCTACTCCCTGGATGTGCAGCAGGCGGAGGAGGCCCTGGGGCGGCTACTGGAAAGATCTCCTGCTGGGGCCTCGCTGGGGATGGAGCATGCACTGGTAGTGCGTGCGCGCTACGTGGAGGTAAAGGAGATCAGCACAGGCAGACAGCTGACGAAAACGTACCTGCGGGACATCGCCTACTGCACGGCCGACGCCGCCCACCCAAACGTCTTCCTCTACATCTGCAAGCAGCCTGGAGCACAGCTGCACTGCAGGGTATTCTGGTGTAGCCGGACAGAGCGGGCCAGAGACATCACCGCCTGTCTTGCACGCTCCTTCCAGAGGGCTATGAGTGACTGGCAGCAAGGGGAGACCAACCAAATACAAGTCGTGGAAGGATCAAAAGATGGGCAGCTAATCACAGGGGAGGGGCAAGTGAAGAGCTGCACCACTCTACCTGTAGACTCAGGAAAGG gctggaggagaagaaaaagtgTGGTTTCTCACACCTCCTTAAGAGTGATGATGAGAAGGGCCAGCATCAGCAACTAG
- the LOC113573716 gene encoding protein FAM43B-like isoform X1: protein MNNGKRKYVQIWCGSARENFQKTVPISLHSLFLLMQTLWRSPAVFRRRFRWDRVQSLSHGDPLFKVHYLGAEKIYSLDVQQAEEALGRLLERSPAGASLGMEHALVVRARYVEVKEISTGRQLTKTYLRDIAYCTADAAHPNVFLYICKQPGAQLHCRVFWCSRTERARDITACLARSFQRAMSDWQQGETNQIQVVEGSKDGQLITGEGQVKSCTTLPVDSGKGWRRRKSVVSHTSLRVMMRRASISN, encoded by the exons ATGAATAACGGCAAGCGGAAATACGTTCAGATTTGGTGTGGTTCAGCTCGGGAGAATTTTCAGAAGACTGTTC CCATATCCCTGCACAGCCTTTTCCTTCTCATGCAGACTCTGTGGAGATCACCAGCAGTGTTCCGTCGCCGGTTCCGATGGGACCGCGTCCAAAGTCTGTCCCACGGAGACCCGCTCTTTAAAGTGCACTACCTGGGTGCAGAAAAAATCTACTCCCTGGATGTGCAGCAGGCGGAGGAGGCCCTGGGGCGGCTACTGGAAAGATCTCCTGCTGGGGCCTCGCTGGGGATGGAGCATGCACTGGTAGTGCGTGCGCGCTACGTGGAGGTAAAGGAGATCAGCACAGGCAGACAGCTGACGAAAACGTACCTGCGGGACATCGCCTACTGCACGGCCGACGCCGCCCACCCAAACGTCTTCCTCTACATCTGCAAGCAGCCTGGAGCACAGCTGCACTGCAGGGTATTCTGGTGTAGCCGGACAGAGCGGGCCAGAGACATCACCGCCTGTCTTGCACGCTCCTTCCAGAGGGCTATGAGTGACTGGCAGCAAGGGGAGACCAACCAAATACAAGTCGTGGAAGGATCAAAAGATGGGCAGCTAATCACAGGGGAGGGGCAAGTGAAGAGCTGCACCACTCTACCTGTAGACTCAGGAAAGG gctggaggagaagaaaaagtgTGGTTTCTCACACCTCCTTAAGAGTGATGATGAGAAGGGCCAGCATCAGCAACTAG
- the LOC113573716 gene encoding protein FAM43B-like isoform X3 yields MQTLWRSPAVFRRRFRWDRVQSLSHGDPLFKVHYLGAEKIYSLDVQQAEEALGRLLERSPAGASLGMEHALVVRARYVEVKEISTGRQLTKTYLRDIAYCTADAAHPNVFLYICKQPGAQLHCRVFWCSRTERARDITACLARSFQRAMSDWQQGETNQIQVVEGSKDGQLITGEGQVKSCTTLPVDSGKGWRRRKSVVSHTSLRVMMRRASISN; encoded by the exons ATGCAGACTCTGTGGAGATCACCAGCAGTGTTCCGTCGCCGGTTCCGATGGGACCGCGTCCAAAGTCTGTCCCACGGAGACCCGCTCTTTAAAGTGCACTACCTGGGTGCAGAAAAAATCTACTCCCTGGATGTGCAGCAGGCGGAGGAGGCCCTGGGGCGGCTACTGGAAAGATCTCCTGCTGGGGCCTCGCTGGGGATGGAGCATGCACTGGTAGTGCGTGCGCGCTACGTGGAGGTAAAGGAGATCAGCACAGGCAGACAGCTGACGAAAACGTACCTGCGGGACATCGCCTACTGCACGGCCGACGCCGCCCACCCAAACGTCTTCCTCTACATCTGCAAGCAGCCTGGAGCACAGCTGCACTGCAGGGTATTCTGGTGTAGCCGGACAGAGCGGGCCAGAGACATCACCGCCTGTCTTGCACGCTCCTTCCAGAGGGCTATGAGTGACTGGCAGCAAGGGGAGACCAACCAAATACAAGTCGTGGAAGGATCAAAAGATGGGCAGCTAATCACAGGGGAGGGGCAAGTGAAGAGCTGCACCACTCTACCTGTAGACTCAGGAAAGG gctggaggagaagaaaaagtgTGGTTTCTCACACCTCCTTAAGAGTGATGATGAGAAGGGCCAGCATCAGCAACTAG
- the sat2b gene encoding diamine acetyltransferase 2b, producing MNFIIRAARPEDCKAVERMIMELAVYERMPDQVKISHKELERDGFSQNPFYHCLVAEVPEAHKSTEGHTTVGYVLYYYTYSTWKGRCIYMEDLYVMPDFRERGIGKALVASIAKVGTEQQCMHLQFSVLDWNKPSLDFYMSKGAQDLTAKEGWHLLRFDGVALIKLAQEAP from the exons ATGAATTTTATAATTCGTGCTGCTCGACCTGAGGACTGCAAAGCCGTAGAGCGCATGATCATG GAGTTGGCCGTTTATGAACGCATGCCTGATCAGGTGAAGATATCCCATAAAG AGCTGGAGAGGGACGGTTTTAGTCAAAACCCATTTTACCATTGTCTAGTAGCAGAGGTTCCAGAGGCACACAAGTCTACAGAAG GGCACACCACGGTTGGCTATGTGCTCTACTATTACACATATAGCACTTGGAAAGGGAGATGCATCTATATGGAGGATCTCTATGTCATGCCGGATTTCAGAG AGAGAGGTATTGGGAAGGCTCTGGTGGCATCAATAGCCAAA GTGGGTACAGAGCAGCAGTGTATGCATTTGCAGTTCTCTGTTCTGGATTGGAATAAACCATCACTGGACTTCTATATGTCTAAAGGAGCTCAGGACTTAACAGCTAAAGAAGGCTGGCATTTACTCCGCTTTGATGGGGTAGCTTTGATAAAGCTGGCACAGGAGGCACCTTAA
- the naa38 gene encoding N-alpha-acetyltransferase 38, NatC auxiliary subunit — protein sequence MAADNEENGTEMQIEPEESAYSLARHKLEHLLNKSMRIRMTDGRTLVGLFLCTDRDCNVILGSAQEFLKSTDSFSQAEPRVLGLAMIPGHHVVSIQVESENLQSGTHGL from the exons ATGGCAGCTGACAACGAGGAGAATGGCACAGAAATGCAAATCGAG CCAGAGGAATCTGCATATTCATTAGCTCGACATAAGCTGGAGCATCTCCTAAACAAGAGCATGAGGATACGGATGACAGATGGCCGCACACTGGTTGGGCTCTTTCTGTGCACAGACCGTGACTGCAACGTGATTCTGGGCTCAGCGCAGGAGTTCCTGAAGTCCACAG ACTCTTTTTCACAAGCTGAACCCAGAGTTCTGGGTTTGGCTATGATTCCTGGTCATCACGTGGTGTCTATTCAAGTGGAATCAGAGAATTTGCAGTCCGGCACCCATGGGCTTTGA